A segment of the Microbacterium luteolum genome:
GGTCGTGATCCGCGTGCTGCGCGCGGTCGAGAAGCTCGCACTTCGCGGCGCCGCGCACATCGTGACGGTCTCGCAGGGGGTCGTCGGCAGAATCCGCGCGCTCGGTTCCCATGCGCCCGTCACGGTGACCGGCTTCGGGGCCGACGCCACTCAGTTCACCTACCTCGAGATGCCGACCGAGAAGCTCTTCGTGTATGCGGGCAGCTACTCGCCGTATCACGGGGCCGACATCCTGGTCGACGGCTTCGCACGCTTCTCGAAGCAGTACCCCGGCTACGTGCTGAGGTTCATCGGCAACGGCGCCTCGCGTGACACCGTGGACGAGAGGGCACGCGAGCTCGGTGTGAGTTCGCAGATCGAATTTCTCGAGCCCGTGACGCCGGCCGCCCTTCTGCCTCACCTGAATGCGGCGGTTGCGAGTCTCGCCACCATCAAACCGGACACGGTCTACGAGTACTCGTACGCGTCCAAGGCCTTCTCCTCCTTCATGACGGGCTGTCCGGTCATCTTCGCGGGGTCCGGCCCGACCATCGACCTCATCGATGAGGCACGTGCCGCAGGGGTTCGCGCCGGCGCTGCAAGCGCCTATGACGCAGAGGCCATCGCCGCTCAACTGGTCGAGTCGGTCGAGTCGCTGCCGTCCGCGGACGAGCGTCGAGACCTCGCCCTGTGGGCGTCGCAGAATCACTCGCTGCAGGCCGTCGCGGATCGCGTCGTCGACGTCATCTCGGCCACCCCTGCCCGGGTCGGAACGTGAGCGGCGCACACGACTTCTCTCTGCGGTCGTATGC
Coding sequences within it:
- a CDS encoding glycosyltransferase, producing the protein MRLAVVTRIYRPEPAAASIFLGAVVDSALCRGILVDVYTATPPLGTPSQTRGERVRSWPVLRDSTGYVRGYAGYVSYDVPLFFRLLFGPRPDAVLVEPPPTSGAVVRAVCALRRIPYVYDAADIWSDAVQLEPVPGVVIRVLRAVEKLALRGAAHIVTVSQGVVGRIRALGSHAPVTVTGFGADATQFTYLEMPTEKLFVYAGSYSPYHGADILVDGFARFSKQYPGYVLRFIGNGASRDTVDERARELGVSSQIEFLEPVTPAALLPHLNAAVASLATIKPDTVYEYSYASKAFSSFMTGCPVIFAGSGPTIDLIDEARAAGVRAGAASAYDAEAIAAQLVESVESLPSADERRDLALWASQNHSLQAVADRVVDVISATPARVGT